The sequence below is a genomic window from Aureispira sp. CCB-E.
CGACTTAATTTATAAATAACGTAACATGCAAGTATACAAACTACTATTCGGCACAGGGCTTTTTATTTTAATTGGTTGTGGAACCAAGAAAACGAAGGACAGAACAACCAATCCGCAGGAGGTGAATGTCAAGGTAGAAGTTGCCCCTTCAAAGCCTACTGTTGCTACTACAACATTAAATGTAGATCAACTAATTCAAAAAATTGATCAAGAAACAGCGGAATTTAAACCGATTGAGCGCAATATTACTATTCAAGAAATACATGAGTGTGCAGTTAAAGATTATAAGGATCTAAAAAAATATGTGTTCTGTTTTGCAGGAGGAATGAAAGCACAAGAAGCTGTTTTTTATTACCATGAAGGAAAACCAATAGCAGCACTCTACACTTTGGAAGAGTACAATGCTTCCCCTGCAAACTTAGCGGCTTACGAGGCAGACAAAACAAAAAAGCGTCAGGTGAAGTTGTATTTTAAAGATGGCGATTTAAGAAGTTTTGATAAGGCGGTTGATTTAGAGAACAAAGCCGTTGTTTTGGATAAGGCACAGACAGATGAATGGGAAATATTGATAGCAGCCATTCAGTAATTGGTCATAATTGTAGCAAAAGTTCTTTTAGCATGGTCTTTCGTTGACGATTGTCAATATTCCGAACCGCAATACCCAATGCTTTTCGAGTACCTACAAAAATAGCCATTTTTTTAGCTCGGGTCAATGCTGTATAAATCAAGTTGCGATACAACATGCTAAAGTGTTGTAAAACCAATGGAATGATAACAATATCAAATTCACTTCCTTGAGATTTGTGAATGGTAATGGCATAGGCTAACTCTAGGTCAATAATGTCTTGTTTTTGATATTCAACAATTCTAGTTTCAGAGCCATTTTGATATTGAACAGCTAATACCATATCTAAAGAATTGATGGACGTAATAATTCCAATATCACCATTAAAAACTTCTAAATCGTAATTGTTTCGGCGTTGAATAACTCGATCGCCTATTCTAAAGACACGGCTCCCCATCTCGATGGACGCTTTGCCTTGTTGAGCGGGGTTTGCCATTGCTTGAATCAACTGATTGAGATTGTTGGTTCCCATGCTGCCTACTTTCATGGGAGCTAAAATCTGTGTTTCTAATAGAGTAGAGAATTTGTTAGGAATTGTTTTGGTGTATAAACGAACGATCATTTCTGCTGCGGTCAAACCATAATGAAGCGAGGACCACGGATGAATATTTTGCAAAACTTGTTTTAAAGCTGTTGCTTCACTTGACGATTTTAAAAGCGCATTCAAATCAGCATTTAAATATTTATCAGGAATATTAAAAACATAAGAACGAACTCCTTTGCGTCGAATCGCATCTATTTCTTTTTCTGAAGTTTCTTGGATGTAGAAATCTTTTTTCATTTGAACAGATTTGTAGGTTTCATCCGATTCCTTGACAAAGGCAATATTATTGTTTTCAAGCACCTCTTTCATCGTTTTGTTGATTTTCTGGATGAATTTCAATTGATCTTTGGTCGCTTCGTCCGAATCAATGAATAGGCAATCAATACCTTGTTCCCATGCATTAGTTTGGTGAATAGGCGACTCAATTTTAGGTACTTGTCCTTTATTAATTTGGTGTGCGTATTGAATGATGCGACTTTCTTGTGCTTGGCGAAAAATTTTCAAGAGCTGGTACGTAGGAATAACTTGACTATCTATCAAGTCTTTTAGAACATTTCCTGCGCCTACCGAAGGTAATTGGTCGGCATCTCCAATCAACAAGACTTGGGCTTTAGTTGGAATGGCTTTGAGTAAGGAAGCAGCCAGAGAAATATCTAACATAGACGATTCGTCAATAATAATGAAATCACATTCCAAAGGCTCTTCTTCGTTTTTTTGAAACTGCCCAGAGCCAGGTTGCCAAACCAATAAACGATGGATGGTTTGAGCTTCCATACCAATAACTTCAGCCATGCGTTGTGCAGCTCGACCAGTTGGTGCGGCTAATAAAATACGCTTTTTCATAGCACGAAGGAGTTGAACCAAGGCTTTTGTGGTGGTGGTCTTTCCACAACCAGGACCTCCTGTTAAGATAGAAAAAGGCTGCGCTACAGCACCTAGTACAGCGTGATATTGCTCTTGGCTAAGCGGAAATTTTTGACGCTGATTATAACGTCCTAGCCAATTGTTTACTCTTTTTAGATCAATTTGGATTTTTTGTTGGCGTAGTTGTTTGGTTAAATGAGCGGTATTGAGTTCGTCATAGTATAAGCTCTTGGAGTAGTAGCACGTTAAGGTATCTTGTTGTCTTGTTTTTAGCTCGTTATCAGCCTCCATACCTACAATTTCTTGAAGAACCAATGTTGTAAAATCCTGTTGTAATAATTTTTTTACTTCTAATTGAATATTTGCTAACTCCAAATAACAATGTCCTTGCTCTCTACTAGCCGCCAAAACGTGACTAATTGCTGCTCGTATTCGTTGAGGGCTGTCTTTTTCCAAACCAATATTCAAGGCAATTTTATCAGCAGAAAAGAAACCAATGCCATAAATATCTTTGGATAATTGATAAGGATTTTCTTGAACAATACGGATCGCATCGTTGCCATATTGCTTAAAAATCTTCACTGCAAATAGGGTGCTAATGCCATAACTTTGAAGAAATAGCATCACATTTCGAATTTCTCGATGCTCGACCCATGAATTGGTAATTTGCTGCAATTTTGTACTGGCAATTCCAGGAACTTCCGTTAACCGTTCAATTTTATATTCAAAAATATCTAAGGTATCTGCTCCAAAATAGTTGACAATGCGCTTTGCAATTTTGGGACCTACTCCACGAATCATTCCTGAACCTAAGTACTTTTCTAAAGCAGAGGCAGTAGCGGGCTTTCGTTCAATAATTTTATGAGCTTTGAACTGCTCGCCAAATTTAGGGTGTTGTACCCATTCTCCTTCAAATTCCATCGTTGCCCCCGCAAAAACATTGGCTTGATGGACTGTAACCGTTCTTAACTCGTGCAAACTTTGCATTGGATTAACTTTTAAAACAGTCCACCCCGTTTCTGTATTGTGATAAGTTACTCGGTGTATAATTCCAATAAAAGTTTCCATGAATATATTGGTTTTTTGTAGTTGATTCGTATTAGTGGTTTATTAAGGAATGTGTATTGGGCGATATTTTATTTTGTTAATGTCGATTTACGAGAAATAAGATTGTTATAAATTTTATAGAAGGAAAATTGCGTAATAATGTTATATTTGTTAGGATTCTCTTAATACAATAGTTAGTTAACTGCACGACTACTTTGTGGTCGTTGAAATTATCTATTAGCACCATTAGGATGACAAAATATTAATCTGATTGAAGGTGTATTTTGTTGATAGTTAGTGGTTTTGTGAGGGCGTGGAGTGCGAATGACTAACTAATAACAACTCCTTCAAAAACTAGAGCGTATTAAAACCCGAGCTATTGATAATCTCTACTAAATTAATACAAAAAAGTCTATGAACCTCAAAATAACCTTATACAGCATTCTGTTTGGTCTCTTTGTTTCGTGTACCAACAATAATACTACATCTACAGAACAGTTGCAAGTACAATTGGACAAAGCAATTGGTTATAATGATTATTACACGGCTATTTACTATGCCCACGAGCTATTAGCAATCAACCCCAATCTTGATTCTACAGCGATACAATTAGCAGAATTATACAAGGTAACTAAAAACTATGCTGGTGCAATCAAAGTTGCAGAGGAGTTAATACCTAAAGTAACTCTAGAAGAACAGCTAGTTTTATGGACATTAAAAGCAGAATCATTGACAGCATCTCGAAACTATCCAGAAGCAATAGCTGCCTACAATGTACTCAAAGGGCTAGATAAAACGAAGGCGTTGGAATATTTGTATGAAATTGGTGTCCTGTATTTTCAAGCAAGAGATATTCAGAATGGTATTCAAACAATGGAACAGGTGCGGGATTTGCCAACGAGTAAAACAACTTTAACTAAAATTCATTCGGATTGGGGAGAAGATAATGTCTCTTATTATTTAGCGGCTCTCAATTATATCGGATATATAAAAATTGAAACCAATGATTTTGATGCTGCCACCGCTATTTATGATGAAATTACTCGTTTGGGGGTTCCCTTTAAGTTGGCCGCAGGAAACAAAAAATTGTTGGAACAATTAAAAGCAAGTACTGCCAAGAAATAAAACTTGTATATGACAGAAGTAGCTAACATCGATAAAAAAGTTGGTTTAAGAGTACACCTTTTTGAGTCTGTTCCTGCTGAGTCTTTAGCTCTTTTTAGAATGGCTTGGGGCGTGATTATGTTTTACTTTTTTGGGAAGCTCATTTTGTGGACGAATCTTGGCAAACTGCGCTATATTGATCCTATTTTTCATTTTAGATACCCTGGTTTTGAATGGCTAGAAATTCTTCCGCCAGGACTCATGAATTTTACCTTGTATCTTGGCTGTATTTTGGCTGTTATGTTACTGTTAGGAGTTTATTATCGGTTTGCTAGTATTGCAATGGCAGTTGTCTACATCTATGTATTTTTAATTGACGTTTCTTATTGGAACAATCATTATTATGCCTACGCACTAGTAGCTATTTTTTTTGCTACAACCGATGCACATCAGGCATTTTCAATTGATAAGTGGCGTTTGGGCTTGAGTGGAAAAATTCCTAGGTGGCAGTTGTATTTGTTTCGATTCCAGTTTCTGGTGATCTACTTTTATGGAGGACTTTCTAAGTTGCAAAATAAAGATTGGATTGATAATATGGCAGGTTATTCTTTGGTAGAGAATAGTTTTGCGTTAAAAGGTTGGTCGGTCAAACATCACATTATTTATCCTTGCTCGATGTTAATTACTTGGGGAGGAATATTTTTTGACCTATTCATAGGAGGACTTTTATTATGTCGAAGAACATTGTGGCTGGCGTTTATTCTTGTCGTTAGTTTTAATATGACGAATGCTTTGTTTTTGAGAATAGGAACGTTTCCTTATACCATGTTGCTGTCATTTGTTTTATTTATTCCTCCTGTTGAATTAGCTGCATTTATTAACAAACGTTTTAGAAACAAACAGCTCGAAGGACAAGCCGAAGTTGTAGAGAAACAAACAGCGTCACTGGTATATCAATCAGTCGTAATGATAAGCTTGGGAGTATTTGTTGTTTTTCAGTTGTTATTCCCTTTTAGAAGTTGGGCAATAGATGGAAGTGTTTTTTGGACGAAGGAAGGAAAATTATACAGCTGGCATATGATGTCTGGTAGTAGTGATGTTTATGCTAAAATGAGTGTTGTCGAAATGGACGATACAAAAACAGTAGAGTTGGGTTATTCTGAATTAGTACCTGAGAATTTTTTATCCCCTAGACAGGTTAAGAGTTTAGGAATCTGGCCGACTTTAGTGCCTCAGTTTGCTCGATTTCTAAAAAAAGAAGCTGAGTTGGCAGGTTTTAAGAATGTTGAAATTAGAGGTGAAATACTTGTCTCAAGAAATAAGCGCCCTTTTGTGCCCATTGTTCATCCCGATGTTGATTTAGCAAGTGTCGAGACGCATTACTGGAAACACAACGATTGGATTTTACGCTATTCAGATGAAGATGGTTATTTTAAGTAATCTGATAATTTAAGGCTGTCCTAGGAAGTAGCACCTTAGCTAACTACTAAGGAAGAATAAAGAAGAATAAACGGTTCGTTACATTATAGGAATAATGTATTGGACAAGCATGATTATATACCCCCAAAATAGAGTTATGAAATACTTGATATATTGTTCATTTTTTTTGCTGTTATGGGCTTGTGTGGCACCAGAAACAGTTTCTCATATTGAGAACAAATACAATAGAGCACTCAGTTTAGACGATTATCATACCGCTATTGTGTACTTGCATGAAATCGAAGATTTAGATCCTAACAACAACAGCGTGTACAAAAGGTTAGCCGATTGTTACTTCAAAGTAGGAGCTTACGACTCCGCTATAAAAGCCGTAGATATAGCTCTAAAAGAGGCTAATGAATTAGAACAACGAAAACTATTGTTGTTAAAAGCAAAATCATTGGTTGAACAAACAAATTATGTTGATGCTGTGGCTGCTTATATGGCTTTGATTGAGGTAGAACCTAAAAGAGCCTTAGAGTATCGTTATGAGATGGCAGTTTTATATAAAGCACATGGTGATTTGGGGAATGCCGTCTTGCAAATGGAGAAGAACCTTGATGATCCTTTGGCTAAATTGTTACAACGAGAAATCATTTTAGAAAATGGAGAAAGCGAACTCGTTACTTATTATCATGCTAGCTTAAATTTTATAGGGGCAATACAAATACAAGCAAACGATTTGGAAGCGGCTCAAAGAACGTATAAAAAATTATTTCAGGATAATACTTCGTTTATTCTAGCTCAACAAAACTATCAAATATTATTACAATTGATGCAGCAAAAAACAACCATTCAGTAACAAATAAAAAATGCGCCTAAAACGTAATGTTTCATCTAGGCGCATCTTAAAAGTTGGTGTTAGAATTAATATTAGGCTACGAACACATGATATAGAGTGAGAGCTGCTTATTTAATTCGCATAATCCAACGAACACTCATATTCGTTACTCGGTTTTCAATACCTGCTACTCTAAACCGCAAAGGATCTCTATCGCCACCATCTCTAGACGTTGCCATATAACTACCCCAGTTTCCATCATCATCTATTGTGCTAACACCATTGATTATCCCTTGATCCGAGTCATCGGCTTGTACCTGTTCAAAATTATTGGCATCATCATTTTGAAATTGTCCACTGACAGTACTTCCTCTTAAAAAACGACCCCTAGATACATCACCAGAGACTGAAGTTGTATTGTTGTTTAGGTTTGGAATAGGACGACCATTGATAGGACTAGCTGCATCTACAACAGTTCCCCCGACACATTCCACCCAACCAGCAGGTAAACCAGGAAGTCCCCCACCGATATTTCCGTGCCAAGCAACAATGGATCCGATTGGAACCATTCCATAACCTGCATTAGACCAAATAGCATTACCTGCATTATCTTGACATAGTAGGACATCACCAGCAGTGGCACCACCACCACGAATACGAACTGTACCATTAACATCCAGTGTTCTACTAGGAGCACCTGTTCCAATACCGACTCGATTGGTACTAGCATCTACCATCAGACTATTGCCATCTACAATTAAGTCTCCACCATTATCACTTTGCAAATAGAGAGGTGTGTTGGCATTGGTAATCATTTCATTGCCATCAATTCTTAAGGTGTTCCCAATTTCTAAAACACCAGAGCCAGCAGTACCTGTTGCATCAGTTGTTGCGGTAAATTCTACTCGGCCACCAGCTACTTCCAAACGATCAACAGGCGTGCCTGTACCAATACCAACTCGGTTGGTGCCTGCATCGACAAAAAACATATTCGCAATCCCGTCAGATTCTATTCTAAAGTTACGATCTAGTCCTTGTTCATTGAAAATAACTTGTGTGTTGGCATCCAAATCAATAGATGTAGCACCGTTTTCTCTAATAATGAAGCGACCATCATCGCCATCGTCAAATAAGTTAGCTAACAAGGTACCTCCTGTGTTTTCGTCTCGCCACTCTACATCGCCCCCAAATCGAGAGGTGCCGTTATCTAGAACTGTAAATTTATTGATTCCATTATCTTGAACGACAAAATCACCCGTTCCAGAAAGGTTGTATGTTAAATTAAAATTGCCTTGTGTAATAGTAGTATTTTCAACTAAAGCACCCCCCATACGAATGCGGTCAGCACCAGCATTGACATACAATCCATTGTCGGCACTAGCTGTTAAGGTAACTGCTCCCGTAGTTCCTCCACCGACGAGACCTGCGCCTGCTGTAACGCTTGTAATATCTCCTCCTGCTGGGATTGCCTGAGTTGCAAGAACGCCATTGGGGTCGGCAACAACCATGCGAGTTCCTGTGCCTCCAAGCACCGTAATTCTAGCATTTCCTACAACGTGCAGTTTTTCGGTGGGGGCATTGGTTCCAATCCCTACATTTTGTGCTTGTAGGTTGGTTTGAACAGCCCAGAAGCCTAGTGTAGAAAAAAGTAATAGTTTTTTTATCATAACTTGAGGTTTATTCAATTTGATACTTTATAGATTTACTAAAAAAGCACAAATCAAGGTGTATTAAATAGTTTATAAATCGGTATTCGTTTCTGGTAACCATTGGTGGATTTTTTCGATGGTCACAGTTGAAGTGTCTAAGGGATTGCCCATTAGGTAGAGCATCTTTAATGTTTTTAACTGGGCCAAACTTTCAGGTATTTGCGTTAACCTATTGTTGTTGATATAGAGTGCTGTTAAATGCGTTAGGTTTTTGAAACTTTCAGGAATTGTTGTCAACTGATTGTTGGTCACTTCAATAATTTCTAATCGTTTTAGTTGATCAAAACCTATCGGCCAATCACTCAATTCATTGCGTTCAAGATTGATTTCCCTTAAATATTCTAAGGGGCTAAGGTCTGTGGAAATTTTATTGATATTATTCGCATGCAAATCTAATTTTTCTAACTTTTTCCAATTGGCAAGATTTCCATGAATACTTAAAATTGTATTTCTACTTAAATCCAATTCAACCAAGTTGCTTAAATGAAACAACACAGTAGGAAAGGATGCGAATTGATTTTTGCTAAGATCTAAGCTTTGCAAGGTTTTTAAGTGCTTAAATTCTTGTGGTAGTTCGGATAAAAGATTTTTACTAAGGTCAAGTAGTTGTAGTTGTTTTAGCTGCCCAATGGTGGCGGGGATATTTTGAAGTTGGTTGTTTCTCGCCATTAAGTGAGTTAAGCTGCTTGCGGTACCAATTTCATTAGGAAGGTGACTTAGTTGATTATTTTCAAGGGTTAATACTTGAAGTTGGGGTAATTTTCCAATGCTTGAAGGAAGATGAGTTAACTTATTTTCAGCTAAATTCAAATTTTGTAACTGATTGAAGTAAGCTATATTTTGTGGTAATAAAGTGAGTTGATTACCCCTCAAATTGAGTGTCTTTAACGATTTTAAAGCTAGGATTTTATCAGAAATAATTTCGATTTTATTAAAGGAGAGGTCTAAGCTTGCTAGTTTTTGTAAGGCAACTAAGACTTCAGGAAAGGTGTTTATGGAGTTATTGCTTATTTTTAAGCTCGTGAGTGAGGTTAGTTGAGCTACTGTTGAGGGCAGCTCTTGAAGTTGATTATTCGTCAAATTCAAATTTTGGAGCAAGGTCAACCGACCAATAGAAGCAGGAAGATTTTGTAGCCGATTGCTTTTTAATCCTAAGTGTTCAAGTTGTTGTAAGTTCCCAATCGTCAACGGAAGTTCTTTTAATCGGTTGCGTTCGACATACAAGTGCTTTAATGTTTGCAGTTGATGAAGTGTTTCGGGGAGGCTTAGAATTTGATTGGAAGAAACATCCAAAATTTGTAATTGTTCTAAACTCAAAATCTGTTTAGGAAAAGAATTGAGGCGATTGTTGGATAAATTGAGTGTGTGCAATTGCTGAAGATTGTTAATAACATCAGAAAGCGTATCTAGCCTATTGTAGCTTATATCCAATATTTTTAAGGCAGGCAAATGTAGTAGAGGAATAGCTTGTAGTTGGTTAGAACTCAAATTAAGTACCTCTAAAGTCTCGATTTGACCAATTTCTTTGGGGATAGAGTGCAATCGATTGCGTTTTAGGTTGAGTGTTTGCAACTGTTTTAGTGTGCCAATTTCTGAAGGCAAGGATTCTAATTCATTATCTTTTAATAGTAATACTTGTAAATGCTCAAGCTGCCCTATAGCAGTTGGTAGTTTTTGTAAACCATTTTTTTCTAAATGGAGTTTTTGTAAATTTTTTAAAGGTTTTAGATCTTTTGGAAAACCTTGTACGCCATTATTAGATAAGTTTAAATATTGGAGATGGCTTAAGTTTGTTAGCTCGTTAGGCAGTATAGAGATATAATTTCCCTCCAAATTGAGTGCTTGCAAGTGTTGAAGCGTAAAGATAATGGTTGGAATGCTTGTTAATTTAGGGGTTTGATTACTCAGATTGACGCGATAGATGTTTTTACCTTTCGACAATGCAGCTTCTATTTGGGCAATAGAAGTATACTCTAGTTGTGAAGCTAGAAGATTTTGGGGTAATAATGTTTGAGATATTATTAAGGAGGTGGTAGATCTTAAAAGCAAACAAACAATAATTAACCATTTTACACAGCAATATAAATAATCACGCATACCTTATGTGTGTTAATTTTCCAGTGAAGCTATTAGGGGGAATCCTACACCTTCATTGATGGTAAATGGAACTCTTGCTAGAAGAATTATTATACAATATAATTAAAAAAATAACAAAGTAGGTTATAAAACAACATTAATATCTTGGTAAGTCATTTATTTTTAGTTGTTTAAGTGTCTTTTTGTGCCTTAGTAATTATTTTTTATAAAAAAAATGAGAGAATAGCTGTAAAAGAAAAAAATATTACTATATTTGTAGCTCATGGGTTTTAGGGTTTAGTTTTCTAAGGTTAGAGTACTGCAAGGTACTCTAGCCTTTTTTTATTGAATGGCATCAATTGTCCAACTAAAATTAGGAGCTAAAAGGGGCATTTTTCTCCAATTTAACTCTTTTAACCGTATTTCTATAGATTGTCCTTCTTGGTTTCCAATCAATATTAAATCCCCCGTATTGGTCACTTGATATCTGAAAGGATATTCAACTAAAGTGCCTGTATGAGTCAAATAGAATAGTTGTTCTTCTGGATTGTATTGAAATTTGTAATCTTGCATCTTATCATCCATGGTTTGAACAATAAAATAATTGCGACGATGTACAAATACCCTTTTCCAGCGTTTGGTGAAGTTAGATAGGGCAGGTATAGGAACATCATTTTCTAAAAAAGAGTTGACTTCATAAGCACCATGAAAAAGAGGACGAGCTTGCATGTCGTCGTTGAAGTTATTCGCTTCAAAATAAGGAATAAGACATTCAAATAAGATAAGCCAAATTGAAAGGGTTTTGACCGTAGCATATACAAGTCGTTTGGGATGCTGTTCAAATGCAGGCCACCAAATCTTAGGAGGGACTAATTTTTGATGAATAAAAAAAGCATATAGTGAAGGGAGGTAAGGTAGAATCAAAATAAACGAGAGGAAGAGAAAAAAACTAGCATAGAGTTTTACAGAAATATTAAATCCTATATTGATAGCAAGAACATTGCTCAAAATTCCTAGGGCAAATAAACTACCAATCAAATAGGTTTTTCTAAATAACAGCAGGCTGGCTGCAAGAACTTCCAACGCGCCTCCCCAAAATGTATAAATATAGGAACTCCCCATAGTAGACCAAAACAACAAGTCTTTAGGAGTGTCCCCAACAAATGTGTATAATGTATTCGGTTCTGGTAGGAAAAATTGGCATTTGAATACTTTGTTAAATCCATATAAAAATAACTGCAATGCCAAGTAGTACCGAACATATGTATAGAATGCATAGGCTAATTTAGCCTCATTAAGTTTGGGTTGTCGTTGTTTCCAGCAATAAGCTATAACAACCGAAATAATCAATAAGTTAAAGGTATGAAGATATGCTCCTGTCGAATCTGATGTTAATTGATAAATAAATGGTTCTTGGAGATTAAAAATAAAATGCCCTGTCCATAAGACAAGCTGCTCAAAAAAAGGGTCAGAGTACGTTCGAAAGGTAGGAATATAATTAGTAGGGGTGGAAAAACTAATGGTAAATAATAAAACAAATAAGATGGTGCTTCTCCATGTGTATTGTTTTATTGAGGACTTATTACCAAGCGCAGATTTAATAGACATAGTATGTTTTTTGATAAGTAGTAGCCATTCAGAAAAAATGACAGAAACCGCAAAGCAGTACAATGAATAAAGTGCTATTTTAATCTTAGATTAATACATGATTTTTAGATTACCTGCTTATAATCCGTAGTGCAAGGGGGGCTTTGTAATGGTCTGAATGGCTACCGATAAAGCTAGTGAGTCGTATTAGAAACTGTCGGTTTCATCAGAATAGAAAAGAAACCTATCAGTGAAATTGTAGATAAGAGGAGGATTAAAATAAGAGCCCTAGATTTTTGAGGGGGAACAGTAGTTAGTTTTATAGAAGTGGTGTCGTTGGAGGAAGAGACAGTTTCTGTTTTATCTACTGTTGAATCTTTTTGTAGGGTTTGATGTGATTTTTTGGGGAGGAGGTTTGGTTTAGGTTTGGAATGAATAGGACGTTGTTGGGATTTTTTGTTAAATTTTGGAGGATTACAAGGTTGAATTTTCTCCAAAGAATCCTCTAAAGGAATCTTATTGGATGTAATTGGTTTGATGTTAATCGGACATTTTTTCTTTTTAACTTGGGACGGAATCCGATAGTCAATAGGTCCTAAACCAAATTCATCTGGAACATAAATTGTAAAACTTGAGTTGGCGCCACTGTGGCTGCGCAAAGCAATTTTTTTGGTTTGAGCAGAACATAAACTGAAGCCAATAAATAGAAGCCCAAAACTTAAGAAAACTGATTTCATGGAATAATTATTTATTTTGTAAAAGAATAAACCAAAAGTAGTATTCGCACCCCAAAACGGCTAAAAAATGCTTTGTAAACGCTTTGTAAACTAT
It includes:
- a CDS encoding AAA family ATPase; this translates as METFIGIIHRVTYHNTETGWTVLKVNPMQSLHELRTVTVHQANVFAGATMEFEGEWVQHPKFGEQFKAHKIIERKPATASALEKYLGSGMIRGVGPKIAKRIVNYFGADTLDIFEYKIERLTEVPGIASTKLQQITNSWVEHREIRNVMLFLQSYGISTLFAVKIFKQYGNDAIRIVQENPYQLSKDIYGIGFFSADKIALNIGLEKDSPQRIRAAISHVLAASREQGHCYLELANIQLEVKKLLQQDFTTLVLQEIVGMEADNELKTRQQDTLTCYYSKSLYYDELNTAHLTKQLRQQKIQIDLKRVNNWLGRYNQRQKFPLSQEQYHAVLGAVAQPFSILTGGPGCGKTTTTKALVQLLRAMKKRILLAAPTGRAAQRMAEVIGMEAQTIHRLLVWQPGSGQFQKNEEEPLECDFIIIDESSMLDISLAASLLKAIPTKAQVLLIGDADQLPSVGAGNVLKDLIDSQVIPTYQLLKIFRQAQESRIIQYAHQINKGQVPKIESPIHQTNAWEQGIDCLFIDSDEATKDQLKFIQKINKTMKEVLENNNIAFVKESDETYKSVQMKKDFYIQETSEKEIDAIRRKGVRSYVFNIPDKYLNADLNALLKSSSEATALKQVLQNIHPWSSLHYGLTAAEMIVRLYTKTIPNKFSTLLETQILAPMKVGSMGTNNLNQLIQAMANPAQQGKASIEMGSRVFRIGDRVIQRRNNYDLEVFNGDIGIITSINSLDMVLAVQYQNGSETRIVEYQKQDIIDLELAYAITIHKSQGSEFDIVIIPLVLQHFSMLYRNLIYTALTRAKKMAIFVGTRKALGIAVRNIDNRQRKTMLKELLLQL
- a CDS encoding HTTM domain-containing protein codes for the protein MTEVANIDKKVGLRVHLFESVPAESLALFRMAWGVIMFYFFGKLILWTNLGKLRYIDPIFHFRYPGFEWLEILPPGLMNFTLYLGCILAVMLLLGVYYRFASIAMAVVYIYVFLIDVSYWNNHYYAYALVAIFFATTDAHQAFSIDKWRLGLSGKIPRWQLYLFRFQFLVIYFYGGLSKLQNKDWIDNMAGYSLVENSFALKGWSVKHHIIYPCSMLITWGGIFFDLFIGGLLLCRRTLWLAFILVVSFNMTNALFLRIGTFPYTMLLSFVLFIPPVELAAFINKRFRNKQLEGQAEVVEKQTASLVYQSVVMISLGVFVVFQLLFPFRSWAIDGSVFWTKEGKLYSWHMMSGSSDVYAKMSVVEMDDTKTVELGYSELVPENFLSPRQVKSLGIWPTLVPQFARFLKKEAELAGFKNVEIRGEILVSRNKRPFVPIVHPDVDLASVETHYWKHNDWILRYSDEDGYFK
- a CDS encoding tetratricopeptide repeat protein; its protein translation is MKYLIYCSFFLLLWACVAPETVSHIENKYNRALSLDDYHTAIVYLHEIEDLDPNNNSVYKRLADCYFKVGAYDSAIKAVDIALKEANELEQRKLLLLKAKSLVEQTNYVDAVAAYMALIEVEPKRALEYRYEMAVLYKAHGDLGNAVLQMEKNLDDPLAKLLQREIILENGESELVTYYHASLNFIGAIQIQANDLEAAQRTYKKLFQDNTSFILAQQNYQILLQLMQQKTTIQ
- a CDS encoding leucine-rich repeat domain-containing protein; protein product: MRDYLYCCVKWLIIVCLLLRSTTSLIISQTLLPQNLLASQLEYTSIAQIEAALSKGKNIYRVNLSNQTPKLTSIPTIIFTLQHLQALNLEGNYISILPNELTNLSHLQYLNLSNNGVQGFPKDLKPLKNLQKLHLEKNGLQKLPTAIGQLEHLQVLLLKDNELESLPSEIGTLKQLQTLNLKRNRLHSIPKEIGQIETLEVLNLSSNQLQAIPLLHLPALKILDISYNRLDTLSDVINNLQQLHTLNLSNNRLNSFPKQILSLEQLQILDVSSNQILSLPETLHQLQTLKHLYVERNRLKELPLTIGNLQQLEHLGLKSNRLQNLPASIGRLTLLQNLNLTNNQLQELPSTVAQLTSLTSLKISNNSINTFPEVLVALQKLASLDLSFNKIEIISDKILALKSLKTLNLRGNQLTLLPQNIAYFNQLQNLNLAENKLTHLPSSIGKLPQLQVLTLENNQLSHLPNEIGTASSLTHLMARNNQLQNIPATIGQLKQLQLLDLSKNLLSELPQEFKHLKTLQSLDLSKNQFASFPTVLFHLSNLVELDLSRNTILSIHGNLANWKKLEKLDLHANNINKISTDLSPLEYLREINLERNELSDWPIGFDQLKRLEIIEVTNNQLTTIPESFKNLTHLTALYINNNRLTQIPESLAQLKTLKMLYLMGNPLDTSTVTIEKIHQWLPETNTDL